Part of the Spiroplasma endosymbiont of Poecilobothrus nobilitatus genome is shown below.
ACACCATATCAATTTACAACAATGATTGTTGATAATTTTAAATTATTATGAAATAAATTAGGAATTGAATATTCAAAGTTTATTCGTACTACTGATAAAGAACATGAAGTTGGAGTCCAAAAAATTTTTAGTAAATTATATAATAATGGGGATATTTGTTTAGGAGAGTATGAAGGTTTATATTGTGTTAGTTGTGAAGAATTCTTAATTGAAGCACAAATTAATAAAGTAACAAACCAGTGCTTAGTTTGTGGTAATAAGACACAAAAAGTAAAGGAAGAAACATATTTCTTCAAAGTCTCAAAATATAGTCAATTTTTAATTAATTATTATAATAATCATCCTGGTTTTATTGAACCAGAAGCAAGAAAAAATGAAATGTTAAATAATTTTATTTTACCCGGCTTAACTGATTTATCTGTTACTAGAACAACTTTTTCCTGAGGAATTAAAACCTTAGAAAATGATAAACACATTATTTATGTTTGAATTGATGCATTATCAAATTATTTAACAGCATTAGGTTATTTATCAAATGATGAAACATTGTTTAATAAATTTTGAAATAATGGGGATGTTGAGATTTTGCAACTATTAGGAAAAGAAATTGCTCGTTTTCACACGATTTATTGGCCAAGTATGCTAGAAAGTTTAGGGTTACGTCAGCCTAATAAACTTTTATCGCATGGTTGAATTTTATTTAAAGATACTAAAATGAGTAAATCAATTGGAAATGTTGTTGATCCATTATATTTAATTGATAAATATGGTCGAGATACATTACGTTTTTACTTAGGATATGAAATTCCAACTGAAAATGATGGTAAATTTTCTTATGAAATGTTTTTAGAATCATATAATGCTCATTTAGTTAATAATATAGGGAACTTGGTATCGCGAGTAAGTAATATGATTAGTAAATATTTTAATGGTCAGTTAGTAAAACAACAACAATTGGATAATGTGCTAATTGAAAGTTGCATCCAAGCGGTGCATAATTATCAGCACGCAATGGATGCTTATCAAATTTCAGAAGGACTAAACATTATTTTAGAATTATGTAATAAGGCGAATAAATATATTGAAGAAAATAAACCTTGGGAATTAGAAAAAAACGAAAAGATGGAGCAATTATATGAAACTTTAGCAATTTTAGCTTATACTATTATTGTTAGTGCTTTTTTATTGCAGCCAGTTTTAGTTGATAATGCTCAGAAAATTGCCGATTATTTTAATGTTAATTTAACTGATTTAACATTTGAAACAATTTTAACGCAAGAAATCATATATAATAAAAAGATAGAGAAAAAAGAAAACTTATTTAATCGTGTTAATGTAGAACAAGAATTAAAACAAATTGAAGCAGAATTAAATTAATAAAACTAGTAAAGGAGGGATTTTAATGAAAAAATATGATGTAATTGTAATTGGCGCTGGTCATGCTGGAGTTGAAGCAAGTTTAGTTGCAGCAAGAATGAAAAAGAATACATTATTAGTTACTTTGCATAAAGATAAAATTGCATTAATGCCATGTAATCCCTCAATTGGTGGCCCAGCTAAAGGGATTGTTGTTCGTGAAATTGATGCCATTGGTGGTGAAATGGCAAAAGCAGCTGATGCAACAGCTTTACAAATGAAATTATTAAATTCTTCACGAGGTCCTGCTGTATGAGCATTACGCGCTCAATCAGATAAGATTGAATATGCAAAATATATGCAAAAAGTAATTGAAAAGCAAGATAATTTAGATTTATATGAAGGAGAAGTTCAATCTTTAATGGTTGATGATAACAATAATTGCTATGGAGTAATGTTAAAAGACCAAACACAATTTTTTGCAAAAAAAGTTATTTTAACAACAGGAACATATATGCAATCTTTAGTGTTACAAGGAATGACAAAAAAAGCAGAAGGACCTGATGGTGACATTACAACAGCAGGATTATCAACCCATTTAAAACATTTAGGGTTTGAGTTATTTCGTTTAAAAACTGGTACACCAGCACGTGTTCTTAATACTTCAATTGATTATAGTAAAGCACAACCAGAACCAGGAAGTGATTTGCAACTAGCCTTTTCTTATTCAGCAAAAACCTTTACACTATTACAAGAGCAAGAATTATGTTGATTAATTCATTCAACACCAAAAACACATAATATTGTGCAAAAAAATTTAACAGCATCAGCAATGTATTCTGGAAATGTAACAGGAACGGGGCCACGTTATTGCCCAAGTTTTGAAGATAAAATTGTGCGGTTTGCTGATAAACCACGTCATCAAATTTTCTTAGAGCCAGAATCAAAGAGTTTAAATACAATTTATGTGCAAGGATTTTCAACTTCAATGCCAATTGATGTGCAAGAAAAGATGCTGCGTTCCTTGCCAGGATTTGAAAATGTTGAAGTTTTAAAATGAGCTTATGCAATTGAATATGATGCAATTGTACCAACACAATTAAAACATACGTTAGAAACAAAAAAAATTAAAAATTTATATACGGCGGGCCAAATCAATGGAACAAGTGGCTATGAAGAAGCTGCTTGCCAAGGTTTAATGGCTGGAATTAATGCTGTTTTAAGTATTGACCAAAAAGAACCTTTCATTTTACGTCGTGACCAAGCTTATATTGGAGTGTTAATTGATGATCTAATTACAAAAGGAACAGAAGAACCCTACCGTTTATTAACTTCTCGTGCCGAATATCGTTTATTATTGCGCAATGATAATGCTGAAGAACGATTAAAAAATTATGCTTATCAATTTGGTTTAATTGATCAAAAAAGTTGAATCGAATATCAAAATAATGTGCAAAGTTATAATGAAATAATGCAATTGTTAAAAGAAACTTATTTTACGGCAAAATCACCATTAATTCAAAAACTAACTAAATTAGGTGTTGCTAACATTACGGAACGTATTTCTGGTTATAATTTATTAAAACGACCAAATATTGAGTTAAAATATTTAGAGGAGGAGTTACCACCGTTAAATAATTTAAAATCATTTTTAAAACAAAATTTATTAATTAATATTCGTTTTGAAGGATATATTAAAAAAGAACAAGAAATTGTTTTAAAAACAATTAAGTTGGAAAATAAATTAATTCCAGTTAATTTGAATTATGACTTGGTAGATAACTTGGCACTTGAAGCGCGAGAAAAATTTAAAAAGATTAGACCAATTTCAATTGGTCAAGCGAATCGAATTTCAGGAATTAATCCAGCTGATATTCAAATGCTGTTATTTTATTTAAAAAAAATGGAATTGGATGCAAATAGATAAGAGGGTGAAGTATGAAATTATATAATACTTTGACTCGTAATTTTACAGATTATGGTCAAGCAAAAAAAAATAATATTTATGGTTGTGGACCAACTGTCTATAATTACATTCATATAGGTAATGCCCGCGCAATTATTACTGTTGATTTATTAGTTAGTTTTTTACAATTTCAACATATTGAGGTTAATTATATTCAAAATTACACGGATATTGATGATAAGATTATTGCTAAAGCAGCGGCAGAACATAAAACTGAACAAGAAATTGTAGAATTTTATATTAAAGCTTTTGAAGAAGATGTTTTTAATTTAAATGTTATAATGCCAGCGAAGCGAGTACGAGTAACAGACCATGTTAAAGATATTATTACTTTTATTCAAAAATTAGTTAAACTTAATGCTGCATATGAAGTTAATGGTAGTGTATATTTTGATATTGCAAAATATCAAACACAATATGGACAATTAGCTAATAAAAAAATTTCAGAATTAGAAACTAATGTTCGAATTGAACATGATGCTAATAAGCATAGTCAATATGACTTTGCGTTATGAAAGCAAACAACCGAAGGAGTTTCTTTCCCCTTTTATGATCAAACGGGTAAATTATATCAAGGCCGCCCAGGTTGACATACAGAATGTGCTGTCTTGATTGATAAATTTTTTCATAAAGAAACAATTGATATTCATGCCGGCGGAATTGATTTAGTTTTTCCTCATCATGAAAATGAACGAATTCAATTTTTAGCAAAAAATAATAAGGAAATTGCAAAAATTTGAATGCATAATGGACATTTAAATGTTGCTGATAAAAAAATGAGTAAATCATTAAATAATACTATTTTAGTTCGTGATTTTATTAAATTATACGGAGCAAATACATTACGTTATTTGTTATATGCGACTAATTATACACAACCATTAAATGTAACAAAAACTTTAATTATTAGTGCACAAGGTGAAACCGAAAAGATTTTTAAAGTCTTAAAAGCAGTAAATTTATATTTAGCTGAATATGACTTAAATTATAATTTAGCACAACATGGTGACAATGTTAAGAAAGTTCTTGCTGAGTTAGCAAATAATTTAAATAGTCCAAATGTTTTAACTATTATTAGTAAAATGACTAAAATTATTAATAATCAATTACGTGATAAAAAACTTAATTTACAACTTGCTAGCGATTTTTATAATATTATTTTTAATATTATGAATTTTAATTTTAAGTTACCAGTGATTAGTGGTGAAATTCGTAAATATTTATTAGAATGAATTAAGTCAAAAAATAATAAAGATTTTGTCAAAGCAGATGAGCTTCGTAAGGTTTTAGTAGAAAAAGATATTTTGTAACGTAATTAAACAAAAAGAAATTAATATTATTGGCGCTGGGTTAGCAGGTTGTGAAATCGCTTATCAATTAGCAAAACGTGGTTTAAAAGTAAAATTATATTAAGAAAAAACA
Proteins encoded:
- the metG gene encoding methionine--tRNA ligase → MSQNKKLFYVTTPIYYPSAQLHIGHAYTTTLADIINRYKKMAGYETFFLTGSDEHGEKIEKKVKAAGVTPYQFTTMIVDNFKLLWNKLGIEYSKFIRTTDKEHEVGVQKIFSKLYNNGDICLGEYEGLYCVSCEEFLIEAQINKVTNQCLVCGNKTQKVKEETYFFKVSKYSQFLINYYNNHPGFIEPEARKNEMLNNFILPGLTDLSVTRTTFSWGIKTLENDKHIIYVWIDALSNYLTALGYLSNDETLFNKFWNNGDVEILQLLGKEIARFHTIYWPSMLESLGLRQPNKLLSHGWILFKDTKMSKSIGNVVDPLYLIDKYGRDTLRFYLGYEIPTENDGKFSYEMFLESYNAHLVNNIGNLVSRVSNMISKYFNGQLVKQQQLDNVLIESCIQAVHNYQHAMDAYQISEGLNIILELCNKANKYIEENKPWELEKNEKMEQLYETLAILAYTIIVSAFLLQPVLVDNAQKIADYFNVNLTDLTFETILTQEIIYNKKIEKKENLFNRVNVEQELKQIEAELN
- the cysS gene encoding cysteine--tRNA ligase — protein: MKLYNTLTRNFTDYGQAKKNNIYGCGPTVYNYIHIGNARAIITVDLLVSFLQFQHIEVNYIQNYTDIDDKIIAKAAAEHKTEQEIVEFYIKAFEEDVFNLNVIMPAKRVRVTDHVKDIITFIQKLVKLNAAYEVNGSVYFDIAKYQTQYGQLANKKISELETNVRIEHDANKHSQYDFALWKQTTEGVSFPFYDQTGKLYQGRPGWHTECAVLIDKFFHKETIDIHAGGIDLVFPHHENERIQFLAKNNKEIAKIWMHNGHLNVADKKMSKSLNNTILVRDFIKLYGANTLRYLLYATNYTQPLNVTKTLIISAQGETEKIFKVLKAVNLYLAEYDLNYNLAQHGDNVKKVLAELANNLNSPNVLTIISKMTKIINNQLRDKKLNLQLASDFYNIIFNIMNFNFKLPVISGEIRKYLLEWIKSKNNKDFVKADELRKVLVEKDIL
- the mnmG gene encoding tRNA uridine-5-carboxymethylaminomethyl(34) synthesis enzyme MnmG — protein: MMKKYDVIVIGAGHAGVEASLVAARMKKNTLLVTLHKDKIALMPCNPSIGGPAKGIVVREIDAIGGEMAKAADATALQMKLLNSSRGPAVWALRAQSDKIEYAKYMQKVIEKQDNLDLYEGEVQSLMVDDNNNCYGVMLKDQTQFFAKKVILTTGTYMQSLVLQGMTKKAEGPDGDITTAGLSTHLKHLGFELFRLKTGTPARVLNTSIDYSKAQPEPGSDLQLAFSYSAKTFTLLQEQELCWLIHSTPKTHNIVQKNLTASAMYSGNVTGTGPRYCPSFEDKIVRFADKPRHQIFLEPESKSLNTIYVQGFSTSMPIDVQEKMLRSLPGFENVEVLKWAYAIEYDAIVPTQLKHTLETKKIKNLYTAGQINGTSGYEEAACQGLMAGINAVLSIDQKEPFILRRDQAYIGVLIDDLITKGTEEPYRLLTSRAEYRLLLRNDNAEERLKNYAYQFGLIDQKSWIEYQNNVQSYNEIMQLLKETYFTAKSPLIQKLTKLGVANITERISGYNLLKRPNIELKYLEEELPPLNNLKSFLKQNLLINIRFEGYIKKEQEIVLKTIKLENKLIPVNLNYDLVDNLALEAREKFKKIRPISIGQANRISGINPADIQMLLFYLKKMELDANR